In a genomic window of Fusobacterium sp.:
- a CDS encoding AMP-binding protein, whose product MEFVKDYNKTAIIYEGRNISYKEMIIKAKIFSSQVLIEKEDRVIIYMENRPEFLYSFLGVWDKSGTCVCLDSSLSGDELVYYIEDSDSKYIYTSHNNLSNVKKALEIVGKDLEIVIVDDVKDYEITDELILNSPEPEDIALMLYTSGTTGKPKGVMLKFDNILVNIEGLDKYKMFIKEDIVLALLPMHHIFPLLGSGVVPLAKGATIIFLKEMSSQAMIDAFQTYKVTMMIGVPRLWEMLHQKIMEKINAGKITKFIFKLCEKIDSISFSKKVFKKVHDNFGGNVRFFVSGGSKLDPRVSRDFLTLGLKVCEGYGMTETSPMISFTPLNEIRPGSAGRILPGIEAKIAADGEIVARGRNVMKGYYNKPEETAETIDSEGWIHTGDLGEIKDDFLYVTGRKKEMIVLSNGKNINPIEIEQQIMNKTNLIQEIVIAEIDSVLTAVIYPNFQKIYDEKVTNIKETLKWGVIDSYNGKVPNYRKILDIRIVQEEMPKTKIGKIRRFMISDMLKKRETESLQIEEPKYEEYIFIKDYLIKAKNKPVSPTAHIELDLGMDSLDMVELLTYLESNFGVKGAENIILDNSTVEKLAEFVKENRSDEKIEEINWKDYLNKDVEADLPKSNIITIIGKFFTWLPFKLYLRIQKSGLENLTSEPVIYAGNHQSFLDAFIFNHSVPTRLLKNIYYLAKVKHFSKGYMRKLGENSNVILVDINKNLGEVLQTMAKVLRSGKSVVIFPEGARTRDGKMLEFKKAFAILAKEMNIPVIPFGIKGAFEAFPANKKFPKASKIKIKFFNRILPEKLTYDEIVEKTKENLEHWIEDKK is encoded by the coding sequence TTGGAATTTGTAAAAGATTATAATAAGACAGCAATAATATATGAAGGAAGAAATATAAGCTACAAAGAAATGATAATAAAAGCTAAGATTTTTTCTTCACAGGTTTTGATAGAAAAGGAAGACAGGGTTATTATCTATATGGAAAACAGACCAGAATTTCTTTATTCATTTTTAGGAGTTTGGGACAAATCAGGAACATGTGTATGTCTTGATTCAAGTTTATCAGGAGATGAACTTGTTTATTATATAGAAGATTCTGATTCAAAATATATTTACACTTCACATAATAATCTTTCAAATGTAAAAAAAGCTTTAGAGATAGTTGGAAAAGATTTAGAAATAGTAATTGTAGACGATGTTAAAGATTATGAAATAACAGATGAACTTATTCTCAATTCACCAGAACCAGAAGATATAGCCTTAATGTTGTATACTTCAGGAACTACTGGAAAACCTAAGGGAGTAATGTTGAAATTTGATAATATACTTGTTAATATAGAAGGATTAGATAAATATAAAATGTTTATTAAAGAGGACATTGTTCTAGCACTTCTTCCAATGCATCATATATTTCCATTGTTGGGATCAGGAGTTGTTCCTTTAGCTAAAGGAGCTACAATTATATTTCTTAAAGAAATGTCTTCTCAGGCTATGATAGATGCTTTTCAGACTTATAAAGTAACCATGATGATAGGAGTACCAAGACTATGGGAAATGCTTCATCAAAAGATAATGGAGAAAATAAATGCAGGAAAAATAACTAAATTTATTTTTAAATTATGTGAAAAAATAGACAGTATATCTTTTAGTAAGAAAGTATTTAAAAAGGTACACGATAATTTTGGAGGAAATGTAAGATTTTTTGTATCAGGGGGGTCGAAACTTGATCCAAGAGTTTCAAGAGATTTTCTTACACTTGGATTAAAAGTGTGTGAAGGATATGGAATGACTGAAACTTCTCCAATGATTTCATTTACACCATTAAATGAGATAAGACCAGGATCAGCAGGAAGAATACTTCCAGGAATAGAAGCAAAAATAGCAGCTGATGGAGAGATTGTTGCTAGAGGCAGAAATGTAATGAAAGGATATTACAATAAGCCAGAAGAAACTGCTGAAACAATTGATAGTGAGGGATGGATACATACAGGAGATTTAGGTGAAATAAAAGATGATTTCCTATATGTAACTGGAAGAAAAAAAGAAATGATTGTTTTATCAAATGGAAAAAATATTAATCCAATTGAGATAGAACAACAAATAATGAATAAAACAAATCTCATTCAAGAAATAGTTATAGCAGAAATAGATTCTGTGCTTACAGCAGTTATATATCCTAACTTTCAAAAAATATATGATGAAAAAGTAACTAATATAAAAGAAACATTAAAATGGGGAGTCATTGATTCATACAATGGAAAAGTACCAAACTATAGAAAAATACTTGATATAAGAATTGTGCAGGAAGAAATGCCTAAAACCAAAATAGGTAAAATAAGAAGATTTATGATATCTGATATGTTAAAGAAGAGGGAGACAGAAAGTCTTCAAATAGAAGAACCAAAGTATGAAGAGTACATTTTTATAAAAGATTATTTAATAAAAGCTAAAAATAAACCAGTATCTCCAACAGCTCATATAGAACTTGATTTAGGAATGGATTCTTTAGATATGGTAGAGCTCTTGACTTATTTAGAGAGTAATTTTGGAGTGAAAGGAGCAGAGAATATAATTCTTGATAATTCAACTGTAGAAAAACTAGCTGAATTTGTAAAAGAAAATAGAAGTGATGAAAAGATAGAAGAAATTAATTGGAAAGATTATTTAAATAAAGATGTAGAGGCTGATTTACCTAAATCAAATATAATAACAATAATTGGGAAATTTTTTACATGGCTTCCTTTTAAGTTATATTTAAGAATACAAAAAAGTGGGTTGGAAAATCTGACATCAGAGCCAGTTATTTATGCTGGAAATCATCAAAGTTTTTTAGATGCTTTTATATTTAACCATTCAGTTCCAACAAGATTACTTAAAAATATATATTATCTTGCAAAAGTAAAGCATTTTTCTAAAGGGTATATGAGAAAACTTGGGGAAAATTCAAATGTTATTCTTGTGGATATTAATAAAAATCTTGGAGAAGTACTTCAGACAATGGCTAAAGTATTGAGAAGTGGTAAAAGTGTTGTTATATTTCCAGAAGGAGCAAGAACAAGAGATGGAAAGATGCTGGAATTTAAAAAAGCATTTGCTATTTTAGCTAAGGAAATGAATATACCAGTTATTCCATTTGGAATAAAAGGAGCTTTTGAAGCATTTCCAGCTAATAAGAAGTTTCCTAAAGCTTCTAAAATAAAAATTAAGTTCTTTAATAGAATTTTACCAGAAAAATTAACTTATGATGAAATCGTAGAGAAAACAAAAGAAAACCTTGAACATTGGATAGAAGATAAAAAATAG
- a CDS encoding AMP-binding protein, whose product MNFLHDRKKAAIIYKNREYSYKELLTGIKYYSTLLKIKKDDKVVVYIENRPEIIEALFSVWNSKGIGVVLDASYTAEQLLYVFEDAEPQYIYATNKNYKNAIEAKEKYGKEIEIINIDEIIVPENFIPDDYEVNIDNTEDVALLLYTSGTTGNPKGVMLTYANLLSNINAIKAIELVDETDRILAILPYHHIFPLNINLLMTMYFGTLVVILDEMSSEALKKALKDYKITVIIGVPRIWEMLHKAIMGQINKNWIIRKLFKLCQKINSQRLSRLVFKKVNDELGGSLRVMASGGAKLDPQIAKDYLTLGLPLMEGYGLTETSPIISFNNPHRIKPGTVGELIPDIEVQIAEDGEVLVKGANVMKGYYNNPKATAEVIDVNGWFHTGDLGKLENNYLTIIGRKKEMIVLSNGKNINPSDIESEIFKGTDIIKEIAVMEYNNHLMAVVYPDFDLIKHRKITNIKETLKWEIIDKYNVTAPKYRKILEIKIVKNELPKTKLGKVRRFMLNDFLKGQVIENGNEENSNVTLKKEIIVPGEYKIEYETLKDYIEKNYNTKVTPDAHLELDLGLDSLDIVEILSFIEMSFGIKITEEEFTDIKNVLDIAKFVKKKGGKFSENEVDWKTILNQDTDIKLPRSAWVGKFMRVLLKPMFSIYFSLKKEGQDKIPSESAIYIGNHQSFLDALIFNQAIPAAKMKDTYYLGTVVHFGSPLRKYLADRGNVLIIDINKNLKETLQVSAKVLKEGKNLVIFPEGARTRDGEIQDFKKTFAILSKELNIPVVPFGIKGAYEAMPYGQRFPNMMPISIKFFDKVMPEGLTVEEIVEKSKDKIELWLK is encoded by the coding sequence ATGAATTTTTTACATGACAGAAAAAAAGCTGCTATTATATACAAGAATAGAGAATATTCATATAAAGAGCTGCTGACAGGAATAAAGTATTATTCTACATTATTAAAGATAAAAAAAGATGATAAAGTTGTTGTATACATAGAAAATAGACCTGAAATAATAGAAGCACTTTTCTCAGTATGGAATTCAAAGGGAATAGGGGTTGTATTGGATGCAAGTTATACTGCAGAACAGCTTCTTTATGTATTTGAAGATGCAGAGCCTCAATATATTTATGCAACAAATAAAAATTATAAAAATGCAATAGAAGCTAAGGAAAAATATGGAAAAGAAATAGAAATAATAAATATAGATGAAATAATAGTACCAGAAAATTTTATACCAGATGATTATGAGGTAAATATAGATAATACAGAGGATGTAGCTTTACTGCTATATACTTCTGGAACAACTGGAAATCCCAAGGGTGTAATGCTTACATATGCCAATCTTTTATCTAATATAAATGCTATAAAAGCGATAGAACTGGTAGATGAGACTGATAGAATACTTGCTATACTGCCATATCATCATATATTTCCATTAAATATAAATCTGCTCATGACCATGTATTTTGGAACTTTAGTTGTAATATTAGATGAAATGTCTTCAGAGGCTTTGAAGAAAGCTTTAAAAGATTACAAAATAACTGTAATAATTGGAGTGCCAAGAATATGGGAAATGTTACACAAAGCTATAATGGGGCAGATAAATAAAAATTGGATAATTAGGAAATTATTTAAGTTATGTCAAAAAATAAACAGTCAAAGACTTAGCAGATTAGTGTTTAAAAAGGTCAATGATGAATTGGGAGGTTCATTGAGAGTAATGGCATCAGGTGGAGCTAAGCTAGATCCTCAAATAGCCAAAGATTATCTTACTCTTGGACTTCCACTTATGGAAGGATATGGACTTACGGAGACCTCTCCTATTATTTCATTCAATAATCCTCATAGAATAAAGCCTGGAACAGTAGGAGAACTTATACCAGATATAGAAGTACAAATAGCCGAAGATGGAGAAGTACTTGTGAAGGGTGCCAATGTAATGAAAGGGTATTACAATAATCCTAAAGCAACAGCTGAAGTAATAGATGTTAATGGCTGGTTTCATACAGGTGACCTGGGTAAACTAGAAAATAACTATCTTACTATTATTGGAAGAAAAAAAGAAATGATTGTTCTTTCAAATGGAAAAAATATTAATCCAAGTGATATAGAAAGTGAAATATTTAAAGGAACAGATATTATAAAAGAAATAGCTGTCATGGAATATAATAATCATTTAATGGCAGTTGTATATCCTGATTTTGATTTAATAAAACATAGAAAAATAACTAATATAAAAGAAACATTGAAATGGGAAATAATAGATAAATATAATGTTACAGCTCCTAAATATAGAAAAATACTGGAAATAAAAATAGTAAAAAATGAACTTCCAAAAACTAAACTTGGGAAAGTAAGAAGATTTATGCTTAATGATTTTCTGAAAGGACAGGTAATAGAAAATGGTAATGAAGAAAATTCAAATGTTACATTGAAAAAAGAAATAATAGTACCAGGGGAATATAAAATTGAGTATGAAACTTTGAAAGATTACATTGAAAAAAATTATAATACAAAAGTTACACCAGATGCTCATTTAGAACTTGATTTAGGATTAGACTCATTGGATATAGTAGAAATATTATCTTTTATAGAAATGAGTTTTGGAATTAAAATAACAGAAGAAGAATTTACTGATATAAAAAATGTGTTGGATATAGCTAAGTTTGTGAAAAAAAAAGGTGGAAAATTTAGCGAAAATGAAGTTGACTGGAAAACAATTCTCAATCAAGATACAGATATAAAGCTTCCAAGATCAGCATGGGTAGGAAAGTTTATGAGAGTCTTGTTGAAACCAATGTTTAGTATTTATTTTAGTTTAAAAAAAGAAGGCCAGGATAAAATACCTTCAGAGTCAGCAATATATATTGGAAATCATCAAAGTTTTTTGGATGCTCTTATCTTTAATCAAGCAATACCAGCTGCTAAGATGAAAGATACATATTACCTTGGAACAGTAGTACATTTTGGTTCACCTTTAAGAAAATATTTAGCTGACAGAGGTAATGTCCTTATTATAGATATAAATAAAAATCTGAAAGAAACTTTGCAGGTAAGTGCAAAAGTACTAAAAGAAGGTAAAAATCTCGTTATATTTCCAGAAGGAGCAAGGACAAGAGATGGAGAGATACAGGACTTTAAAAAGACTTTTGCTATTCTTTCCAAAGAATTGAATATACCAGTTGTTCCATTTGGAATAAAAGGTGCATATGAAGCTATGCCTTATGGACAAAGGTTTCCTAACATGATGCCAATATCTATAAAGTTTTTTGATAAGGTAATGCCAGAAGGATTGACAGTGGAAGAAATAGTTGAAAAAAGTAAGGATAAAATAGAGTTATGGTTAAAGTAA
- the trhA gene encoding PAQR family membrane homeostasis protein TrhA produces the protein MDYNKLEEQFNFITHYIGAGMAIAGCVSLIVHAVKTGYPNYIVGSAIFGGALILMYVMSGTYHLLEEGKAKKVFKILDHSAIYILISASYTPYLLTVLEGKSRWILFAIQWGLTFLGIIFKIFFVGRFKILSTLLYILMGWIVVFVFKDLKNSLSPISLNLLVIGGVIYTIGTIFYAMKKLKFAHFIWHIFVIGGSVLNYLSIYNIIHI, from the coding sequence ATGGATTACAACAAATTAGAAGAACAGTTTAACTTTATAACTCATTATATAGGAGCAGGAATGGCAATAGCTGGATGTGTTTCATTGATAGTACATGCAGTAAAAACAGGGTATCCAAATTATATAGTGGGATCTGCTATATTTGGAGGAGCTCTTATTCTCATGTATGTTATGTCAGGAACTTATCATTTGCTTGAAGAAGGAAAGGCAAAAAAAGTATTTAAAATACTTGATCATTCAGCAATATACATATTAATATCTGCTTCATATACACCTTATCTTCTTACAGTATTAGAAGGAAAAAGCAGATGGATTCTTTTTGCAATACAATGGGGATTGACTTTTTTAGGGATAATATTTAAAATATTCTTTGTTGGAAGATTTAAAATTCTTTCCACTTTATTATATATACTTATGGGATGGATAGTTGTCTTTGTATTTAAGGATTTAAAAAATTCTTTAAGTCCAATTTCTCTAAATCTTCTTGTAATAGGAGGAGTTATATATACAATAGGAACAATATTTTATGCAATGAAGAAACTTAAATTTGCTCATTTCATATGGCATATATTTGTAATAGGAGGAAGTGTTCTTAATTATCTTTCTATTTACAATATTATTCATATATAA
- a CDS encoding carbamoyl phosphate synthase small subunit yields the protein MKGKLILENGMSFEGKIFGELGETVGELVFNTGMTGYQELLTDPSYYGQIVVMTYPMIGNYGINLDDMESSKINLKGFVIKEDAKLPNNFRCEMTLDGFLRQNKVIAFKGVDTRQLTKIIREEGAMKAIITSQDLTQKEIDKHFERFYNKDAVSRVSTKEIYEISGTGKRIGVMDFGIKRNILRSFKKRNCHMVVFPWNTTAEEIMKYDLDGLFLSNGPGDPADLTGVINEIKKIIGKLPIIAICLGHQLLAWALGGSTTKLKYGHRGCNHPVKDLEKNKIFITSQNHGYVVDNVPEAMKVTHINLNDNSIEGMKSSELRIMCVQYHPEAWPGPSDSDYLFDDFLQVIEG from the coding sequence ATGAAAGGGAAGCTTATTCTTGAAAATGGTATGAGTTTTGAAGGAAAAATTTTTGGAGAGTTAGGTGAAACTGTTGGAGAACTTGTTTTTAATACAGGTATGACAGGATATCAGGAACTTTTAACAGATCCTTCTTATTATGGACAGATAGTAGTGATGACATATCCCATGATAGGGAATTATGGAATAAATTTAGATGATATGGAATCTTCTAAAATAAATTTAAAAGGGTTCGTTATTAAAGAAGATGCAAAACTTCCAAATAATTTCAGATGTGAAATGACTTTGGATGGTTTTTTAAGACAAAACAAAGTTATAGCATTTAAAGGTGTAGATACAAGGCAACTTACAAAAATAATAAGAGAAGAAGGAGCTATGAAAGCTATAATCACTTCTCAGGATCTTACTCAAAAAGAAATAGATAAACATTTTGAAAGATTTTATAATAAAGATGCTGTAAGCAGAGTAAGTACAAAAGAAATTTATGAAATATCAGGTACAGGAAAAAGAATTGGAGTAATGGATTTTGGAATCAAAAGAAATATTCTTAGGAGCTTTAAGAAAAGAAACTGCCATATGGTAGTTTTCCCTTGGAATACAACTGCTGAAGAGATAATGAAGTATGATCTTGATGGATTGTTTCTTTCAAATGGACCTGGAGATCCAGCAGATCTTACTGGAGTAATAAATGAAATAAAAAAGATAATAGGGAAACTTCCTATAATTGCAATATGTTTAGGACATCAGCTTTTAGCATGGGCATTAGGGGGATCAACAACTAAGTTAAAATATGGTCATAGAGGATGCAACCATCCAGTTAAAGACTTAGAGAAGAATAAAATATTCATAACATCACAAAATCATGGTTATGTTGTAGATAATGTACCAGAAGCTATGAAAGTGACTCATATAAACCTGAATGATAATTCTATTGAAGGAATGAAAAGCAGTGAATTGAGAATAATGTGTGTACAGTACCATCCAGAGGCTTGGCCTGGGCCATCTGATTCTGATTATTTATTTGATGATTTCTTACAAGTTATAGAAGGTTAA
- a CDS encoding coenzyme F420-0:L-glutamate ligase, which produces MGRLIGTISRGLRAPIIHQGDKIEDFVVEAVLAAVESDGITLRNKDIVAVTESIVARAQGNYATTDNIAADIKNKYGDNTIGIIFPILSRNRFSVCLKGIAKGAKKIVLMFSYPSDEVGNHFIDMELLDEKGVNPWSDILNETEFTEKFGKPLHEFTGVNYIEYYSDLIKEQGIEVEVIFANNPTAILNYTDCVLNCDIHTRFRTRKLLKKAGAKIVFGMDEILTSSLNGSGYNEDYGLLGSNKATEDTIKLFPRNCESTVLAIQKMFLDKTGKAIEVMVYGDGAFKDPVGKIWELADPVVSPGYTPGLEGTPNEIKLKYLADNDLAGLTGEELTKAVAEAIKNKNSDLKGQMITQGTTPRRLTDLIGSLCDLTSGSGDKGTPIVLIQGYFDNYTDN; this is translated from the coding sequence ATGGGAAGACTAATTGGGACTATTTCTAGAGGACTTCGTGCACCTATTATTCATCAAGGTGATAAAATTGAAGATTTTGTGGTTGAAGCAGTACTAGCTGCTGTTGAAAGTGATGGTATTACACTGAGAAACAAGGACATTGTTGCTGTTACAGAATCTATTGTTGCCAGAGCTCAAGGAAATTATGCTACTACTGATAATATTGCAGCAGATATAAAAAATAAGTATGGAGATAATACTATTGGTATTATTTTTCCAATTTTAAGCCGTAACAGATTTTCTGTGTGCTTAAAAGGAATAGCTAAAGGAGCTAAAAAAATTGTTCTTATGTTCAGTTATCCATCTGATGAAGTTGGAAATCATTTCATTGATATGGAGCTTTTAGATGAAAAAGGAGTAAATCCTTGGAGCGATATTCTCAATGAGACTGAGTTTACTGAAAAATTTGGAAAACCTCTTCATGAATTTACTGGTGTAAATTATATTGAATATTATTCAGATTTAATTAAAGAACAAGGAATTGAGGTAGAAGTAATATTTGCTAATAATCCTACTGCTATTTTAAATTACACTGATTGCGTTCTAAATTGCGATATCCACACTCGTTTCAGAACTAGAAAATTATTAAAAAAAGCTGGAGCTAAAATAGTATTTGGTATGGATGAAATCCTTACTTCCTCTCTAAATGGAAGCGGATATAACGAAGATTACGGATTATTAGGTTCTAATAAAGCCACTGAAGATACTATAAAACTTTTCCCTCGTAATTGCGAAAGTACTGTTCTTGCTATTCAAAAAATGTTTTTAGATAAAACTGGAAAAGCTATTGAGGTAATGGTGTATGGAGATGGAGCATTTAAAGACCCAGTTGGAAAAATATGGGAACTTGCTGACCCTGTAGTTTCTCCTGGATATACTCCTGGTTTAGAAGGAACTCCTAATGAAATAAAATTAAAATATCTTGCTGATAATGATCTTGCTGGGCTTACTGGTGAAGAATTGACTAAAGCAGTTGCTGAGGCTATAAAAAATAAAAACTCTGATCTTAAAGGACAGATGATAACCCAAGGAACTACTCCTAGAAGACTTACAGATCTTATAGGTTCACTATGTGACCTTACTTCTGGAAGTGGAGATAAAGGAACTCCTATTGTTTTAATTCAAGGATATTTTGATAACTATACAGATAACTAA
- a CDS encoding response regulator transcription factor: MNILIVQKDIDIKKYLKKGLREAGYSVEDSSDWEEAYYHAVSGNYELIILDSVIGNKTGIELCEKIRKENSESGIIFISSEDKIEKKVEALDAGADDYITKPFSFIELLGRIRAIIRRTAKIFAAGNNIITIKDLSIDFLTREVKRGDKLIELTYKEFSLLEYLVRNKNLVLSRTMIKEKIWSINFTSNTNIVDVYMTHLRSKIDREYKEKLIYTVRGVGYILKG; encoded by the coding sequence ATGAATATTCTTATAGTACAAAAAGATATAGATATAAAAAAATATTTGAAAAAAGGTTTGAGAGAAGCAGGATATTCTGTAGAGGATAGTTCTGATTGGGAAGAAGCATATTATCATGCTGTATCAGGAAATTATGAGCTTATAATACTTGATAGTGTTATTGGGAATAAAACTGGAATAGAACTTTGTGAAAAAATAAGAAAAGAAAATAGTGAATCAGGGATAATATTTATATCTTCTGAAGATAAAATAGAGAAAAAAGTAGAAGCTCTAGATGCAGGAGCTGATGACTATATTACTAAACCATTTTCTTTTATAGAACTCTTAGGAAGAATCCGAGCAATAATAAGAAGGACTGCAAAAATTTTTGCTGCTGGAAATAATATAATTACAATAAAGGATTTATCTATAGATTTTCTTACCAGAGAGGTTAAAAGAGGAGATAAACTTATTGAACTTACATATAAAGAGTTTTCTCTGCTTGAATATTTGGTAAGAAATAAGAATCTTGTTCTCAGCAGAACAATGATAAAAGAAAAAATATGGAGTATAAATTTTACAAGCAATACTAATATAGTAGATGTATATATGACACATTTAAGAAGCAAAATTGACAGAGAATATAAAGAAAAATTAATATATACAGTAAGAGGAGTAGGGTATATCCTCAAAGGGTAA
- a CDS encoding GrdX family protein gives MDFIIITNNNKVYNFYKETNDVFYFQKKDFLDLLEIVKEEIYKGHKLLSDPIMYNLENSENPYKSIAVSKNIFSDNGTQKKLIDGVISIAKKIPNRKNFSEFSENILEEFRFIDLNLLTDGTKSFSY, from the coding sequence ATGGATTTTATAATTATAACTAATAACAATAAAGTTTATAATTTTTACAAAGAAACAAATGATGTTTTTTATTTTCAAAAAAAAGATTTCTTAGATCTTTTAGAGATAGTGAAAGAAGAAATATATAAAGGTCATAAACTTCTTTCTGACCCTATCATGTATAATCTAGAAAATTCTGAGAATCCATATAAGTCTATTGCTGTTTCTAAAAATATTTTTTCAGACAATGGAACTCAGAAAAAATTAATAGATGGAGTAATCAGTATAGCTAAAAAAATTCCAAACAGAAAAAACTTTTCTGAATTTTCTGAAAATATTTTAGAAGAATTCAGATTTATTGATTTAAATCTCTTAACTGATGGAACTAAATCTTTTAGTTATTAA
- the ggt gene encoding gamma-glutamyltransferase, giving the protein MLKFDSTIYPYPSRRNVMYAKNGMVATGSPLAAQAGLEILKKGGNAIDAAIATAAALTVVEPTGNGIGGDGFAILSIKDKIYGLNASGPSPKLLEAQELLNKGLKEMPKYGFIPVTVPGIPKAWAELSKKFGKLPLNEVVAPAVKLAREGYAVPVNVAKLWRKAAVNFGKESGEEFKYWFETFTKNGKCPEIGDVVRLPDHADTLEMIGDTYADVFYKGELADKIDAFSKKYNGYIRKEDLEEFEAEWVEPISVKYHGYDVYELPPNGHGISALMALNILDRFQFEARETVRSYHTMIEAMKLAFVDVQKYVADPRFMKVTVDQLLSKAYAEDRAKLIGSTAIMPEAGDPYSGGTVYLAAADNEGNMISYIQSNYMGFGSGMVVPGTGIGLHNRGNNFNLNLESANCVGPGKKPYHTIIPGFLGKDGKAIGPFGVMGGFMQPQGHVQVVTNTVDFLMNPQAALDAPRWQWVGKKNIELEHGVAEHIAYELAAMGHEIKVLYDPLMMGRGEIIWRMENGVLVGGTEPRTDGHIALY; this is encoded by the coding sequence ATGCTAAAATTTGATTCTACTATTTATCCGTATCCATCAAGAAGAAACGTAATGTACGCTAAAAATGGTATGGTAGCAACTGGTTCTCCACTTGCTGCACAAGCTGGACTTGAAATACTAAAAAAAGGAGGAAATGCAATAGATGCTGCTATTGCCACTGCAGCAGCTCTTACTGTTGTAGAACCTACAGGTAATGGTATAGGAGGAGATGGATTTGCCATCCTTAGTATAAAAGATAAAATATATGGACTTAATGCCAGTGGTCCTTCACCAAAGCTTCTTGAAGCACAGGAATTACTGAATAAAGGATTAAAAGAAATGCCAAAATATGGTTTTATTCCAGTTACTGTACCAGGAATACCTAAAGCTTGGGCAGAGTTAAGTAAAAAGTTTGGAAAACTTCCTTTGAATGAAGTTGTTGCTCCAGCTGTAAAATTAGCAAGAGAGGGATATGCTGTTCCTGTAAATGTTGCTAAACTATGGAGAAAAGCTGCTGTGAATTTTGGAAAAGAAAGTGGAGAAGAGTTTAAATACTGGTTTGAAACTTTCACAAAAAATGGGAAATGCCCAGAAATAGGAGATGTAGTAAGACTTCCAGATCATGCAGATACTCTTGAGATGATAGGGGATACATATGCAGATGTTTTCTATAAGGGGGAATTAGCAGATAAAATAGATGCATTTTCAAAAAAATATAATGGATATATAAGAAAAGAAGATTTAGAAGAATTTGAAGCAGAATGGGTAGAACCCATTTCTGTAAAGTATCATGGATATGATGTTTATGAACTTCCACCAAATGGACATGGAATAAGTGCTCTTATGGCGCTTAACATCTTAGATAGATTCCAGTTTGAGGCAAGGGAAACAGTGAGATCATACCATACAATGATAGAGGCAATGAAGCTTGCATTTGTAGATGTACAAAAATATGTAGCAGACCCTAGATTTATGAAAGTGACAGTTGACCAGTTATTGTCAAAAGCATATGCAGAAGACAGAGCAAAGCTGATAGGAAGTACAGCAATCATGCCAGAAGCAGGGGATCCATATAGTGGAGGAACAGTATATCTAGCAGCAGCAGATAATGAAGGAAATATGATATCATATATTCAAAGCAACTATATGGGATTTGGTTCAGGAATGGTAGTTCCAGGAACAGGAATAGGGCTTCACAACAGGGGAAACAACTTTAATCTAAATCTTGAAAGTGCAAACTGTGTAGGACCAGGAAAGAAACCATATCATACAATAATACCAGGATTTTTAGGAAAAGATGGAAAAGCTATAGGACCATTTGGAGTAATGGGAGGATTTATGCAGCCACAGGGGCATGTACAGGTAGTAACTAATACAGTGGACTTTCTGATGAATCCACAGGCAGCTTTAGATGCTCCAAGATGGCAGTGGGTAGGAAAGAAAAATATAGAACTGGAACATGGAGTAGCAGAACATATAGCATACGAATTGGCAGCAATGGGTCATGAAATAAAAGTTTTATATGATCCATTAATGATGGGAAGAGGAGAGATCATCTGGAGAATGGAAAATGGGGTTTTAGTAGGTGGAACTGAACCTAGAACAGATGGACATATTGCTTTATATTAG